One Coffea arabica cultivar ET-39 chromosome 5e, Coffea Arabica ET-39 HiFi, whole genome shotgun sequence DNA segment encodes these proteins:
- the LOC113688613 gene encoding reticulon-like protein B17 isoform X2, with amino-acid sequence MPYSKNPSKFPKSLPRNPKSMDPTPPYHRSDPKSRTKSASRLSKLRYYNEQNEVTTPNLSLEIVPSSPTMASPSPSKSPYGLPLHELLLLSPSPLRRSKTRLADRLEMADDAAAAEGNGARKRFKNRNASLGLLAHASPRNNRRSRRRLEQDMREEKDFGGGEDMVVKPRKKRHSETNDEYECNLDGVRQVISDLIMWKDVAKSSLWFGFGSLCFVSSCFTSGINVSIFSVMSQLGLLFLGLSFFTNSVRQRDGIGNNREFKLKDEDILRVGRLILPAANLAISKTRELFSGEPAMTLKVVPFLLLGAEYGHLLTLRRLCALGFFISFTCPKLYSSYSVQICRKVNYLQSWMLERWRACSHKKVVAASAVTAFWNLTSIRIRIFAAFICLVIVRYSRQHQHLEAKVEEEVEAAKEPEQEEELQRAMIVVENEPKK; translated from the exons ATGCCATACTCAAAAAACccatcaaaatttccaaaatctttgCCAAGGAATCCGAAATCCATGGATCCAACACCTCCTTATCATCGATCTGACCCCAAAAGCAGAACCAAATCGGCCTCAAGACTCTCAAAACTCCGCTACTACAACGAGCAAAACGAAGTAACAACCCCAAATCTTTCTCTTGAAATTGTCCCTTCTTCACCAACTATGGCCTCTCCTTCACCTTCAAAGTCTCCTTACGGGCTTCCTCTTCACGAACTCCTACTTCTTTCGCCTTCTCCTCTAAGAAGATCGAAAACCCGTCTCGCGGATAGGCTTGAAATGGCTGATGATGCAGCAGCTGCCGAGGGAAATGGGGCTCGGAAGAGATTCAAGAATAGGAATGCTTCTCTCGGATTGCTGGCTCATGCTTCTCCGAGGAATAATAGGCGGTCAAGGAGACGGTTGGAGCAAGATATGAGGGAAGAGAAGGACTTTGGTGGTGGAGAAGATATGGTGGTGAAGCCAAGGAAGAAAAGGCATAGTG AAACAAATGATGAGTATGAGTGTAATCTGGATGGGGTTAGGCAAGTGATAAGTGACTTGATTATGTGGAAAGATGTTGCAAAATCGAGCCTTTGGTTTGGTTTTGGTTCACTTTGCTTCGTCTCTTCTTGCTTTACAAGTGGCATCAACGTTAG CATTTTCTCAGTCATGTCTCAGCTGGGGCTTTTGTTTTTGGGATTGTCATTCTTCACAAACTCAGTCCGTCAAAG GGATGGTATTGGAAATAACCGTGAATTTAAGCTAAAGGATGAAGACATCTTAAGAGTAGGGAGATTGATACTTCCAGCTGCGAATCTAGCAATTTCAAAGACAAGGGAGCTGTTTTCAGGCGAGCCAGCAATGACCCTAAAG GTAGTACCATTCCTACTTCTTGGAGCTGAGTACGGCCATCTTTTAACTCTACGGAGACTATGTGCACTTG GCTTCTTTATCAGCTTTACTTGTCCGAAGCTATACTCCTCTTACTCGGTTCAGATATGCAGAAAAG TTAATTATCTACAATCTTGGATGTTGGAGAGATGGAGAGCTTGCTCTCATAAGAAGGTTGTGGCAGCATCAGCGGTGACAGCTTTTTGGAATCTGACAAGCATCAGAATCCGAATCTTTGCAG CATTCATATGTCTAGTAATAGTTAGATACTCTAGGCAACATCAACATTTAGAAGCAAAGGTTGAAGAAGAGGTCGAAGCAGCCAAGGAACCTGAGCAGGAGGAGGAGCTACAGCGGGCGATGATTGTTGTAGAAAATGAGCCAAAGAAGTAA
- the LOC113688613 gene encoding reticulon-like protein B17 isoform X1: MPYSKNPSKFPKSLPRNPKSMDPTPPYHRSDPKSRTKSASRLSKLRYYNEQNEVTTPNLSLEIVPSSPTMASPSPSKSPYGLPLHELLLLSPSPLRRSKTRLADRLEMADDAAAAEGNGARKRFKNRNASLGLLAHASPRNNRRSRRRLEQDMREEKDFGGGEDMVVKPRKKRHSGGRSKKDKLSLVPSIPSPKTNDEYECNLDGVRQVISDLIMWKDVAKSSLWFGFGSLCFVSSCFTSGINVSIFSVMSQLGLLFLGLSFFTNSVRQRDGIGNNREFKLKDEDILRVGRLILPAANLAISKTRELFSGEPAMTLKVVPFLLLGAEYGHLLTLRRLCALGFFISFTCPKLYSSYSVQICRKVNYLQSWMLERWRACSHKKVVAASAVTAFWNLTSIRIRIFAAFICLVIVRYSRQHQHLEAKVEEEVEAAKEPEQEEELQRAMIVVENEPKK; this comes from the exons ATGCCATACTCAAAAAACccatcaaaatttccaaaatctttgCCAAGGAATCCGAAATCCATGGATCCAACACCTCCTTATCATCGATCTGACCCCAAAAGCAGAACCAAATCGGCCTCAAGACTCTCAAAACTCCGCTACTACAACGAGCAAAACGAAGTAACAACCCCAAATCTTTCTCTTGAAATTGTCCCTTCTTCACCAACTATGGCCTCTCCTTCACCTTCAAAGTCTCCTTACGGGCTTCCTCTTCACGAACTCCTACTTCTTTCGCCTTCTCCTCTAAGAAGATCGAAAACCCGTCTCGCGGATAGGCTTGAAATGGCTGATGATGCAGCAGCTGCCGAGGGAAATGGGGCTCGGAAGAGATTCAAGAATAGGAATGCTTCTCTCGGATTGCTGGCTCATGCTTCTCCGAGGAATAATAGGCGGTCAAGGAGACGGTTGGAGCAAGATATGAGGGAAGAGAAGGACTTTGGTGGTGGAGAAGATATGGTGGTGAAGCCAAGGAAGAAAAGGCATAGTGGTGGTAGGTCTAAGAAGGATAAGCTCAGTTTGGTCCCTTCAATTCCGTCACCAA AAACAAATGATGAGTATGAGTGTAATCTGGATGGGGTTAGGCAAGTGATAAGTGACTTGATTATGTGGAAAGATGTTGCAAAATCGAGCCTTTGGTTTGGTTTTGGTTCACTTTGCTTCGTCTCTTCTTGCTTTACAAGTGGCATCAACGTTAG CATTTTCTCAGTCATGTCTCAGCTGGGGCTTTTGTTTTTGGGATTGTCATTCTTCACAAACTCAGTCCGTCAAAG GGATGGTATTGGAAATAACCGTGAATTTAAGCTAAAGGATGAAGACATCTTAAGAGTAGGGAGATTGATACTTCCAGCTGCGAATCTAGCAATTTCAAAGACAAGGGAGCTGTTTTCAGGCGAGCCAGCAATGACCCTAAAG GTAGTACCATTCCTACTTCTTGGAGCTGAGTACGGCCATCTTTTAACTCTACGGAGACTATGTGCACTTG GCTTCTTTATCAGCTTTACTTGTCCGAAGCTATACTCCTCTTACTCGGTTCAGATATGCAGAAAAG TTAATTATCTACAATCTTGGATGTTGGAGAGATGGAGAGCTTGCTCTCATAAGAAGGTTGTGGCAGCATCAGCGGTGACAGCTTTTTGGAATCTGACAAGCATCAGAATCCGAATCTTTGCAG CATTCATATGTCTAGTAATAGTTAGATACTCTAGGCAACATCAACATTTAGAAGCAAAGGTTGAAGAAGAGGTCGAAGCAGCCAAGGAACCTGAGCAGGAGGAGGAGCTACAGCGGGCGATGATTGTTGTAGAAAATGAGCCAAAGAAGTAA
- the LOC113688615 gene encoding uncharacterized protein At4g28440-like codes for MATAAKPNSTVATTTGAKRKPVFVKVEDLKPGTNGHTLTVKVVSAQAIVNKGPNAGGGGRSSSAPLSSRPRPRIAECLVGDETGTIIFTARNEQIDIMIPGTTLILRNAKIDMFKGSMRLAVDKWGRVEVTEPANFVAKEDNNLSLVEYELVNVVEE; via the exons ATGGCTACGGCGGCGAAACCAAATTCAACGGTGGCAACGACGACGGGTGCTAAGAGGAAACCCGTATTTGTTAAAGTGGAAGATCTCAAACCTGGCACCAATGGGCACACCTTAACCGTAAAGGTTGTTAGCGCCCAGGCCATCGTGAACAAGGGCCCTAACGCAGGCGGAGGCGGCAGATCGTCGTCGGCGCCGCTCAGCTCTCGTCCCCGCCCACGCATAGCTGAATGCCTTGTTGGTGATGAGACCGGAACCATTATTTTCACTGCCCGTAATGAGCAAA TTGATATAATGATACCAGGCACCACTTTGATTCTTCGTAATGCAAAGATTGACATGTTCAAGGGGTCCATGCGGCTAGCAGTTGACAAATGGGGTCGTGTTGAAGTCACTGAACCAGCTAATTTTGTTGCCAAAGAAGACAACAATCTGTCTTTAGTTGAGTATGAATTAGTAAATGTTGTGGAAGAATAA